The Methanobacterium alcaliphilum genome segment TAGAAATTTATAAAAAAAGAGAAGACGTAAAAGGGATTGTACATACCCATTCACCTTATGCCACCGGATTTTCATTTTCTAATAAAAAAATAAAAAGATTAGAAGGTTTTGGTAAGATAAAAAATCAGTATTTAAATGAAGTTAGATATTCAAAGCCTGGAAGCAAAGAATTAGCAGATAATACAGCTAAATCATTATTAGATAATGATATCGTTGTCTTAAAAAATCATGGGATAGTGAGTATCGGCAGCAATATTTCTGATGCAGCAGCACTAGCTGAATTTATAGAAGAAAGTGCTAAAACTCAATTTATTACCCATATGTTAAATAAATAAGGTTTATTTTAAAAAATAATATAAAATTAATTTTAATTTTAATTTTAATAAAAAGAAGTTATAATTAATGAAAATTAGGATTTTATAAAATTTTTGATGGGAAAAGTTTAAAATTAATTTAAATTAGTTCCTAATGGACTCTAATTCACTTAAAATTTCCCAAATTAATGTTCGTGCATGTATAGGAATGTTTGGATCATTACTGATTTCATCCAGCTTAGAAATAACAGTACTGGCCCTTACAGTAGAATCTTCATCTTCTTTATTCAATATGTCGTTTGATTCTTCAGCAGCCCTTCTTATATTACGCGGGACACTGGTATCTTCCATTATGTGTTTTAAAATTGCAGAAACGCGATCAAATGCTTCATTACTCATAATAATTCCTCCAAATATAAATCCTAGAAAAATATATCAGATTAAGTGTTATATCCAATGTGCTTTATATAACTTGATTTAAATAGGTTTTGGTTACAAAATTATTGTATTGATAAATTATTTTTAGGATAAATATAATAGAATAATGCAAGCCTTTTTAAATAAACACACTATTGAGCAATAGCAACTGCTATAGTAACACCATTATAAGCAGTTTTCTTAAAAATTAACTTAGAGTTATCACCAGCTGCAATAAGCGCACTAGGCTCACAGATTCCAGGAACTCCAAAATTTTTATCTACAAAATCCGAAAAGGAACATTGATTTGAGTTAAAATTTTTTATATCTGCGATTTTAATTATATGCAAAGGTTTTTTTAGTTGAACAGCTGTTTTTAAAATTCCTTCTTCCTTAGATTTAATTTCAGCCGTGGCCAGTGCATCAATTCTATCAATAGATATATCTAATAAATAAAATGTTTTTTTAAGAGCACTGAGGACCAGATTATGAGATATATTCTTGCGGCTTCCTATACCTACTACTAATTTATAAGGCTTCAAAAAAAGTCTGGACTCAGCATTAGTTACTATTGCTTCAATTCCATCATGATTTACATTTGATTTATCATCTAAATCTAATATTTCATAAGTTTTCTCAAAATAGGGTTCATTTAATAAGTATTTTATATTGTTTTTACTCATTAATTTTATTTTTTCCCCATGGAGAATTTCTCTGTTGAAAAAACGGATTTGATTTGGATTCTTTATTTTCCAGTAATATTTTCTGGCCAATTCATCAATTCCTATTAATCCATTAACATCTGTTGCAGTGGTTATTACAGGGTTTGAATTTAAAAAATCACTAATTTTATAGGATAATTGATTAGCACCACCTAAATGTCCAGATAGTAAACTAATGATATTATTTCCTTTTTCATCCATCACTATTACTGCCGGATCTGTAGTTTTAGTCTTTAATAGATCAGCTAAATTTCTAACCATTATCCCTGTGGCCATGATACCAATTATAGCATCATATTCTGAAAAAATATTATTTAAAGTTGATTTTATGTTTTTATGAAAAGTATCCACTTTAAATATAGTTGAATCTTCAAGCAACATTATTTTAAGATTTTCAGCCAGGGTTTTTCCAGATTCTGTAAGTGAAATAATTGCTAAGTTCATATTAATCATTATTTTTATGAAAAAATATTACATGTTATTCAATAAGATCTGACAGTTTATTTTCAAATATTAAAGTAAATTATAAACACGATCATTATATAAATTTAATTTCAGGATTTTTTTACACTGGAAGTGGTGGTCTCCTAAAACGATACCATGTGCATTGCCTGAAAAATAATGAAGATTATC includes the following:
- a CDS encoding class II aldolase/adducin family protein; translation: MKNLVEKVVNASHYVFNRKLVSGKAGNVSARFKDKELDVIAITPTETSLLNVSQENIVLVDLDGNLLSSGNPSSELFLHLEIYKKREDVKGIVHTHSPYATGFSFSNKKIKRLEGFGKIKNQYLNEVRYSKPGSKELADNTAKSLLDNDIVVLKNHGIVSIGSNISDAAALAEFIEESAKTQFITHMLNK
- a CDS encoding UPF0147 family protein, with protein sequence MSNEAFDRVSAILKHIMEDTSVPRNIRRAAEESNDILNKEDEDSTVRASTVISKLDEISNDPNIPIHARTLIWEILSELESIRN
- a CDS encoding cobalt-precorrin 5A hydrolase, which produces MNLAIISLTESGKTLAENLKIMLLEDSTIFKVDTFHKNIKSTLNNIFSEYDAIIGIMATGIMVRNLADLLKTKTTDPAVIVMDEKGNNIISLLSGHLGGANQLSYKISDFLNSNPVITTATDVNGLIGIDELARKYYWKIKNPNQIRFFNREILHGEKIKLMSKNNIKYLLNEPYFEKTYEILDLDDKSNVNHDGIEAIVTNAESRLFLKPYKLVVGIGSRKNISHNLVLSALKKTFYLLDISIDRIDALATAEIKSKEEGILKTAVQLKKPLHIIKIADIKNFNSNQCSFSDFVDKNFGVPGICEPSALIAAGDNSKLIFKKTAYNGVTIAVAIAQ